Proteins from one Desulfonema limicola genomic window:
- the ade gene encoding adenine deaminase, which yields MDLNNLIACARGEIEADLVLKNARIINVFSGEIVPGNIAVKEGYIAGIGSYFGVVETDMQNRFICPGFIDAHVHIESSMASVSEFARAAVCCGTTSVIADPHEIANVMGIKGIEYMLKSACNQPVNIFYSLPSCVPATNMETSGAVLNSYDLSLFINNKNIKALAEMMNYPGVIYRDEEVLKKLMLAKNSGKRADGHCPGLSGKDLNAYLCPGISSDHECTTAKEAREKIASGMYVMIREGTGAKNLDDLLPVINEKNFHKMMWCTDDRHPHDILDHGHIDYIVRRAVKSGFDPVTAIQIATINPAQYYNIHDSGAIAPGRQADFIVFSNLDNICPQQVWHKGILVAENRKILSQVKQPPSLRLPGSMNLTPESIDFSIPAETEKIRVIKIIPGQVLTSQIIEKAHIINNMSVSDPDRDILKIAVVERYSGKGVTGIGFVQGLGLKHGALASSVAHDSHNIIVAGTNDKDMKTALNQVVKMGGGLAAACNSRVKAELPLPIAGLMSYEPLPVIRKHLDHLLDEAKKLGSELPDPFMTLSFLALPVIPELKITDKGLVDVNLFKHVSLFV from the coding sequence ATGGACTTAAATAATTTAATTGCATGTGCAAGAGGTGAAATAGAGGCTGATCTGGTTTTAAAAAATGCCAGGATAATAAATGTTTTTTCAGGAGAGATTGTTCCTGGAAATATAGCTGTAAAAGAAGGGTATATAGCAGGTATCGGCAGCTATTTTGGCGTGGTTGAAACAGATATGCAAAACAGATTTATCTGCCCTGGTTTTATTGATGCGCATGTTCATATTGAAAGTTCAATGGCCTCAGTCAGTGAATTTGCCCGTGCTGCTGTCTGCTGCGGAACAACATCTGTAATTGCAGACCCCCATGAAATAGCCAATGTAATGGGAATAAAAGGCATAGAATATATGCTTAAATCTGCCTGCAATCAGCCGGTGAATATTTTTTATTCCCTGCCGTCCTGCGTTCCTGCCACAAATATGGAAACATCGGGAGCTGTATTAAATTCATATGATCTCAGCTTATTTATAAATAATAAAAATATTAAAGCTCTGGCTGAAATGATGAATTATCCAGGTGTTATTTACAGAGACGAGGAGGTATTAAAAAAATTAATGCTGGCCAAAAACTCCGGCAAAAGAGCAGACGGCCACTGCCCGGGCCTGAGCGGAAAAGACCTGAATGCATATCTCTGCCCAGGTATTTCAAGCGATCATGAATGCACAACAGCAAAGGAAGCCAGGGAAAAAATTGCATCAGGAATGTATGTCATGATCAGGGAAGGGACCGGGGCAAAAAATCTTGACGATCTGCTTCCAGTAATAAATGAAAAAAATTTTCACAAAATGATGTGGTGTACTGATGACAGGCATCCCCATGATATTCTTGACCATGGACACATTGATTATATTGTACGCAGAGCAGTCAAATCAGGATTTGACCCTGTAACTGCTATTCAAATAGCTACAATCAACCCCGCCCAGTATTACAATATTCATGATTCAGGAGCAATCGCCCCGGGCAGGCAGGCAGACTTTATTGTATTTTCAAATCTTGATAATATCTGCCCCCAGCAGGTCTGGCATAAGGGAATTTTAGTTGCAGAAAACAGGAAGATACTTTCCCAGGTTAAGCAGCCTCCATCCCTTCGCCTTCCTGGATCCATGAATCTGACTCCGGAATCAATTGATTTTTCAATTCCTGCTGAAACCGAAAAAATAAGGGTCATAAAAATTATACCAGGCCAGGTACTTACATCCCAGATTATTGAAAAAGCTCATATTATCAACAATATGTCAGTTTCTGATCCTGACAGGGACATCCTTAAAATTGCTGTTGTTGAAAGATATTCAGGCAAAGGCGTTACAGGCATTGGCTTTGTACAAGGACTGGGGCTTAAACATGGTGCCCTGGCTTCAAGCGTGGCTCATGATTCGCACAATATTATTGTGGCAGGAACCAATGATAAAGATATGAAAACAGCCTTAAACCAGGTAGTTAAAATGGGAGGAGGACTGGCAGCAGCCTGCAATAGCAGGGTAAAGGCAGAACTGCCCCTGCCAATAGCAGGTCTTATGTCTTACGAACCTTTGCCTGTGATCCGAAAACATTTGGATCATCTTCTTGATGAAGCCAAAAAACTTGGTTCAGAACTTCCCGATCCTTTTATGACCCTAAGTTTTCTTGCACTTCCTGTTATTCCTGAGTTAAAGATTACAGACAAAGGGCTTGTGGATGTAAATCTTTTTAAACATGTTTCTTTATTTGTATAA
- a CDS encoding methyl-accepting chemotaxis protein, producing MHYLPLKQKLIIYISFLLTITMVLSAIITAAAVHRQNRQAAYDYTKKTLNIIDYALKDVERKTLSEARWVIQSADIGNKIKFINLFNNNLEAARDVFEEIILQLFSIAAANKLSKICVYNTESELLAFVKKEKDDFAAGYCFKENNKTIFKISHLKISEKTNFYSWKETGHPGFDASFKYENMSETEMIKYVPFEQGIGIHAAVLVKTGYYEEDYKKSTLKPAGFVVAVRNIEKDFISLLQQFTGTDINLFSSKGLCLGTLPEFKELNNNLAYLEHIQNDNGKTIFFDKLHIKNNHYIAGIMPFQEKNYTSGAVVSLYSFEAAWESTKKMGKLLIMVSFLCIPLAVIFASLLFKSVIRPVNKQINVLRKGANQLALWSRKLSSESIEMTDNISQLVSSIIKTSTSINKIEKMTSENAENTDKVEKLMKETRDIVIDADKYMDELALNMNNISCASDETFKIVKAIDEISFQTNLLALNASIEAARAGDAGAGFAVVALEVRKLAMQTYEASQNTGLQIQETVSGLKNVVKMVDIANNHFKRVEKRASGVLRLLTETADAYEEQVKSITKINSARAEMDIMAKDNAEKLNTSSIRAEKMQIQAQKMKTAVDDLMDIFGISRHR from the coding sequence ATGCATTATTTGCCTTTAAAACAAAAGCTTATCATATATATATCCTTTCTGCTGACAATTACCATGGTATTGTCGGCAATTATTACTGCTGCTGCAGTTCATCGCCAGAATCGTCAGGCAGCATATGATTATACAAAAAAAACCTTGAATATAATAGATTATGCACTTAAAGATGTTGAACGCAAAACCCTTTCAGAAGCCAGATGGGTTATCCAGTCCGCAGATATTGGCAATAAAATAAAATTTATCAACCTGTTTAATAATAATTTAGAAGCCGCACGAGATGTGTTTGAAGAAATTATACTGCAATTATTTTCAATTGCTGCTGCAAATAAATTATCCAAAATTTGTGTTTATAACACGGAATCCGAATTACTGGCATTTGTAAAAAAGGAAAAAGACGATTTTGCTGCAGGGTATTGTTTTAAAGAAAACAATAAAACCATATTTAAAATATCACATTTAAAAATATCTGAAAAAACAAACTTTTATTCATGGAAGGAAACTGGACACCCTGGATTTGATGCATCTTTTAAATATGAAAATATGAGTGAAACAGAGATGATCAAATATGTACCTTTTGAGCAGGGTATAGGAATCCATGCGGCAGTTTTGGTAAAAACTGGATATTATGAAGAAGATTATAAAAAATCAACTCTAAAGCCAGCAGGTTTTGTTGTAGCTGTTCGTAATATTGAAAAAGATTTTATCAGCCTTTTACAGCAGTTTACAGGAACAGACATTAATTTATTTAGTTCAAAAGGTTTGTGTCTTGGGACATTGCCTGAGTTTAAAGAATTAAATAATAACCTGGCTTATCTTGAACATATTCAAAATGATAATGGAAAAACAATTTTTTTTGACAAGCTGCATATAAAAAATAATCATTATATCGCAGGCATTATGCCTTTCCAGGAAAAAAACTATACTTCAGGTGCTGTTGTTTCGCTTTATTCCTTTGAAGCAGCATGGGAAAGTACAAAAAAAATGGGAAAACTGCTTATTATGGTCTCATTTTTATGTATTCCCCTGGCTGTTATTTTTGCATCTTTATTGTTTAAATCTGTGATCCGGCCTGTAAACAAACAAATAAACGTCCTCAGGAAAGGAGCAAATCAATTAGCCCTGTGGTCCAGAAAATTGTCATCAGAAAGCATAGAGATGACAGACAATATATCACAGCTTGTATCGTCAATCATAAAGACCTCAACATCTATTAACAAAATAGAAAAAATGACATCTGAAAATGCGGAAAATACGGATAAAGTTGAAAAACTTATGAAAGAAACCCGGGATATTGTTATTGATGCAGATAAATACATGGATGAACTGGCTTTAAACATGAATAATATTTCTTGTGCAAGTGATGAAACATTCAAGATTGTCAAAGCTATTGATGAAATATCATTTCAAACAAACCTTCTTGCCCTTAATGCATCAATTGAAGCAGCAAGGGCAGGCGATGCAGGTGCAGGATTTGCTGTTGTTGCCCTGGAGGTAAGAAAACTGGCAATGCAGACATATGAAGCCTCGCAAAATACAGGCCTTCAGATCCAGGAAACTGTCTCAGGATTAAAAAATGTTGTAAAAATGGTTGATATTGCAAATAATCATTTTAAAAGGGTTGAAAAACGTGCATCCGGGGTTTTAAGATTATTAACTGAAACTGCAGATGCTTATGAAGAACAGGTAAAAAGTATTACAAAAATAAACTCTGCAAGAGCAGAAATGGATATAATGGCAAAGGATAATGCAGAGAAATTAAATACTTCAAGCATAAGAGCGGAAAAAATGCAGATACAGGCTCAAAAAATGAAAACCGCAGTTGACGATTTAATGGATATATTCGGTATTTCCAGGCATAGGTGA
- a CDS encoding ISKra4 family transposase: MKVINIADRTEHIQQASNVEKYISESKAKFNLIISEVVNSKSLEAHKTESMIFKRLLELGLFLLKLYFASQNQGDYGKTIETAQGQAKRGRTSEKTYFSIFGKIKISRYLYHTDNKTFAPLDILLNLPIRCYSYFLSEMFNLLNIKDAYSEGVIFVKKFFGQQVSISASETISGESSSCYEEFYELGKTLKEHEEKKDYTAVSFDGKGVPMIKKEAAKITGRQGKGKKKQKKKESLVGAKYNINANIRTADDVANNLVYPEKKESETENKQEKAQNIRYIASIAKPKKEVMEEIYDEVKNENFSKTPLLCLMDGSLYLWEQLKTVFKDISNKVCILDIIHVLEYIWLIAHMMYKEGSEDAKKYVYKKLKLILEGKISSYIMELQTEMQKTKWKKKSHQEKFKKVITYFKNHREYMKYDEYLAKGYPIGTGVVESACSHVVKDRMEISGARWGINGAESVLRLRSVVKSKDWDSYWEFFTSQVREKDFIADDYNSLNIKEKVCA; the protein is encoded by the coding sequence ATGAAAGTGATAAATATTGCCGACAGGACTGAACATATCCAACAAGCTTCTAATGTTGAAAAATATATAAGTGAAAGCAAAGCAAAATTCAACCTTATTATATCTGAAGTTGTAAATAGTAAGAGCCTGGAAGCTCATAAAACTGAATCCATGATCTTCAAACGACTGTTGGAACTCGGTCTTTTTTTGCTGAAACTGTATTTTGCAAGTCAGAATCAAGGAGATTATGGAAAAACAATTGAAACAGCGCAAGGGCAGGCAAAGCGAGGAAGAACGAGTGAAAAGACATATTTTTCAATTTTCGGAAAAATAAAGATTTCCCGATATTTGTATCATACAGACAATAAAACTTTTGCTCCTTTGGATATTTTATTGAATCTGCCGATTCGATGTTATTCATATTTTTTATCAGAAATGTTTAATTTGTTGAATATTAAAGATGCTTATTCAGAAGGCGTTATTTTTGTTAAAAAATTTTTCGGTCAGCAGGTTTCCATTTCTGCATCTGAAACAATTTCCGGTGAGAGTTCATCCTGCTATGAAGAATTTTACGAACTCGGAAAAACACTTAAGGAGCATGAAGAAAAGAAAGACTATACAGCAGTGAGCTTTGATGGCAAAGGAGTTCCGATGATAAAAAAGGAAGCTGCAAAGATTACAGGGAGGCAAGGTAAAGGAAAGAAAAAACAAAAAAAGAAGGAATCTTTGGTAGGAGCCAAATACAACATTAACGCAAATATACGAACTGCCGATGATGTTGCTAATAACCTGGTATATCCTGAGAAAAAAGAAAGTGAGACTGAAAATAAACAGGAAAAAGCTCAAAACATCAGATATATCGCCAGTATAGCAAAACCTAAGAAAGAAGTGATGGAAGAAATTTATGATGAAGTAAAGAATGAGAATTTTTCCAAGACACCTTTGCTCTGCCTTATGGACGGCTCATTGTACCTTTGGGAACAGTTAAAAACTGTTTTCAAAGATATTTCAAACAAGGTTTGTATCCTTGATATTATTCATGTTTTAGAGTATATCTGGCTGATAGCTCACATGATGTATAAAGAAGGTAGTGAGGATGCGAAGAAATATGTATATAAAAAATTAAAACTTATATTGGAAGGAAAAATTTCATCATATATTATGGAACTTCAGACAGAAATGCAGAAAACGAAATGGAAGAAGAAGTCTCATCAGGAAAAGTTCAAAAAAGTTATAACATATTTTAAAAATCACAGGGAGTACATGAAATATGATGAGTATTTGGCTAAAGGCTATCCAATAGGAACTGGAGTTGTTGAATCAGCTTGCAGTCATGTGGTCAAAGACAGAATGGAAATTTCCGGAGCCAGGTGGGGTATTAACGGGGCAGAGTCAGTTTTAAGATTAAGATCTGTTGTTAAAAGTAAGGATTGGGATAGTTACTGGGAATTTTTTACAAGTCAGGTTAGAGAAAAAGACTTTATAGCGGATGATTATAATTCCCTTAATATAAAAGAAAAAGTTTGTGCTTAA
- a CDS encoding putative transposase, producing the protein MPEDAKFEKHNSNSRLLFNTIKMIDYRAETGMSMMLKEFLNREQDARAIIRELFKTEADIYPDHENKIISVRIHRMTTMRNDEAVKKLLKKLNETETIFPGTDMKMQYSLVE; encoded by the coding sequence TTGCCGGAAGATGCGAAATTTGAAAAGCATAATTCAAACAGCAGACTTCTTTTCAACACTATCAAGATGATTGACTATCGTGCCGAAACAGGCATGAGTATGATGCTGAAAGAATTTCTCAACAGAGAACAGGATGCAAGAGCAATAATACGCGAATTGTTTAAAACCGAAGCTGATATATATCCTGATCATGAAAATAAAATAATAAGTGTGAGAATTCATAGGATGACAACTATGAGAAATGATGAAGCTGTTAAAAAATTGCTGAAAAAATTAAATGAAACCGAAACAATTTTTCCAGGAACTGATATGAAAATGCAGTACTCCCTGGTAGAGTAA
- a CDS encoding putative transposase, with amino-acid sequence MTLPYLKSLDHETLVDISFELRNVVIGLLERLEKNSKNSSNPPSSDNPYKKKPKDKEPESSDNEDKKDGEESHPEKPNDSPRPEPERNPGRQPGSQGFWRSESNGHQTSIISTGYVLDLIFTAIFMFSRWAQENFFKYMKQHFNFDKISGYETESIADSTQVINSLWKEPDSKIKTLQSKLNYCLKKFGTLELHPETNKEKREQQIKEKTELNSFKTH; translated from the coding sequence ATGACCCTGCCATATCTCAAGAGTCTCGACCATGAAACTCTTGTAGATATATCATTTGAGCTGCGTAATGTTGTAATTGGTCTTCTTGAAAGGCTTGAAAAGAACTCAAAAAACAGTTCCAATCCCCCGTCATCTGACAATCCTTACAAAAAAAAGCCAAAGGATAAGGAACCTGAAAGTTCAGATAATGAAGATAAAAAAGATGGAGAAGAAAGTCATCCTGAAAAACCAAATGATAGCCCCAGGCCGGAACCAGAGCGTAACCCAGGTCGTCAGCCTGGTTCACAGGGATTCTGGCGTTCAGAAAGTAACGGACATCAGACAAGTATTATCTCAACCGGGTATGTTCTTGATTTAATTTTTACTGCCATATTCATGTTCAGCAGATGGGCACAGGAAAATTTTTTCAAATACATGAAACAGCACTTCAATTTTGATAAGATTTCAGGCTATGAGACAGAAAGCATTGCAGATTCAACCCAGGTAATAAATTCGTTATGGAAAGAACCGGATTCTAAAATAAAAACCTTGCAAAGCAAGCTGAATTACTGTTTAAAAAAATTCGGTACTTTGGAATTGCATCCTGAAACCAATAAGGAAAAACGAGAACAGCAAATCAAGGAGAAAACAGAACTAAACAGTTTCAAAACACATTGA
- a CDS encoding PQQ-binding-like beta-propeller repeat protein: MLIIRNAFTALTAFLFVMQLSAFDSALAEKQDNIYNIGPVLWHQDDIGVTYGAFSPDGEYILTSSYTELFLWNTKTGKIHRRYQIPDYTITCAAFSSDGKFVLAASEQTITLWDAHGQNEIRRFQPEIKNIDALAFSPDGLCFLAANSFNQTAYLINLKDGEVIRSFEDLSGIHSIAFSPDNKYILTGSSGSASLWNRETGAEILKFKSEGIFFDAAFSPDNRYLLTSIGEEAVLWDVESGLEIRRFMHTELIQSLAFSPDGKYAATGDIDTTVCIWKVADGQKIHTLQGHTHYITSVSFSPDGKYILTGSNDKTAQLWNTETGKPIGQKSLVDSPRLVPQLGHSRTITDLDISPDGKQLVTASQDSSACLWDVKTGRLIRKFTGHSEEINDVDFAPDGSLIITGSDDGSALIWDAKTGKTIQQFTPDSCITAVAFSPDAKYAATGADSNWIRIWDTKTGIEITRMYFENETCKGRSLGIGSVIFTPDGQYILSGSSDCIARLSDVKNGKVIRKYIGHSDSINSAAISHDGSMLLTGSYDNTARLWDIHTGKEIRCFKERLELVDDIEFALNNKSIVIGGSFAACLWDIQSGKEISCFFNKRFINTLVQPAQVSSVRISPDGKSLFTGYFNGHIKSWNINTGKEIMSYQPFLHPADRASFSPDGRLMAVGNVLWNMKTGIEARRFNEEWTYGTNLIFSPDGRFILLYASYDLRLVDIEKGNECILYEPGSINSHQSPNASLNSAGFSPDGKFFVTCEYKIVRLWDTITKKEIQSFKHEGNVTCAAFSSDGSIIVTGSMYEDNNLKSWDIETGEEIGSYQIQDDDFNDPIGISDVEFLADTDKILIGGNSNLFILDLTSKKITDRLRGDPGNSINDISISNDGRFAAAAFTDAKALIWDIQNGKIVHRLEGHMGRVNSAAFSPDGKWILTASEDGTGILWDADTGMSASRILSFKDGLWAVIDKDGRYDSNSPGDLPGVSWIMPDEPLKPYPLEIFIKEYYTPRLLTRKLANEKFEPVRILSELNRFQPEINITEIQPEKDIHRVSVTVEITDARKKPENKAKFGEKNKGIFNLKLFRDGQMVAYAPEKDGEIKTDSNTGKSVITFSNIALPSNKPAFESFVYNFSRDSSGSLVSNSSLTPSKIKNVTFSAYCFNSDNIKSQTDKIDYIIPDEITPRKAVAYVIAIGVNAHENELWDLKYAVNDAAAIHDIISKHLKGGKKKFDEVVSLLMVSDYEIKNGVKHTTVNLAAKNNIRAVFDRLAGRDVKLSNMGNIGGMEKLKTANPEDLILISFSGHGYADKNGIFHLFPHDIGKGNNQTVDAELLKHTISSDDLSHWLRDVDAGDMIMIVDACNSAASVEGKGFKPGPMGSRGLGQLAYNKGMRILAASQAENVALESDLIQHGVLTYALIREGIESQKADHEPEDKKITAGEWLKFGEKRVPELYTQISSGKFQPVSRGNQKGKVLWIKPPKDKKMKKQFNIQQPSLFDFTRKKSDVVITSTD, translated from the coding sequence ATGTTAATAATACGAAATGCTTTTACAGCATTAACCGCTTTTTTATTTGTTATGCAGCTATCCGCTTTTGATTCGGCCCTGGCAGAGAAGCAAGATAATATTTACAATATCGGGCCTGTACTATGGCATCAGGATGATATTGGAGTCACATACGGGGCCTTTTCGCCTGATGGTGAATATATACTCACATCAAGCTACACCGAATTATTCCTGTGGAATACAAAAACAGGTAAAATTCATAGGCGGTATCAAATTCCCGATTATACCATTACCTGTGCTGCATTTTCATCTGATGGCAAATTTGTGCTGGCGGCATCCGAACAGACGATTACTCTGTGGGATGCACACGGGCAAAACGAAATCCGGCGATTTCAACCGGAAATCAAAAATATTGACGCGCTCGCTTTTTCTCCTGACGGACTTTGTTTTCTTGCTGCCAATTCATTTAATCAAACAGCTTATCTTATAAATCTGAAAGACGGTGAAGTCATCCGCAGCTTTGAGGATTTATCAGGCATTCACAGCATAGCATTTTCACCTGACAATAAATATATTCTTACAGGTTCATCGGGGAGCGCTTCCCTTTGGAATAGGGAAACCGGGGCAGAAATCCTGAAATTTAAATCTGAGGGAATCTTTTTTGATGCGGCGTTTTCACCAGACAATCGCTATCTTCTGACTTCAATCGGGGAAGAGGCTGTTTTGTGGGATGTAGAATCCGGACTTGAGATACGCCGGTTCATGCATACGGAACTTATTCAAAGCCTGGCTTTTTCACCGGATGGCAAATATGCTGCCACCGGAGATATTGATACAACCGTCTGTATATGGAAGGTGGCTGATGGTCAAAAAATCCATACACTCCAAGGACATACGCATTATATCACAAGCGTTTCATTTTCACCTGACGGAAAATATATTCTGACCGGAAGTAACGATAAAACAGCCCAGCTCTGGAATACGGAAACCGGTAAACCCATAGGGCAGAAATCGCTTGTGGATAGCCCAAGACTGGTTCCGCAATTAGGTCATTCCCGAACTATTACGGATTTAGATATTTCACCGGATGGCAAACAACTTGTAACAGCAAGTCAGGACTCATCAGCCTGCCTGTGGGATGTAAAGACCGGGCGACTGATTCGGAAATTTACAGGCCATTCAGAGGAGATAAATGACGTAGATTTTGCCCCTGACGGCAGTTTGATAATTACTGGCAGCGACGATGGCAGCGCACTTATATGGGATGCGAAAACAGGTAAAACAATTCAACAGTTTACGCCCGATTCATGTATTACTGCCGTTGCCTTTTCACCAGATGCCAAATATGCGGCAACCGGTGCAGATTCTAATTGGATTCGCATATGGGATACAAAGACTGGTATTGAAATAACCAGAATGTATTTTGAAAATGAAACTTGTAAAGGACGTTCTCTTGGAATAGGCTCAGTTATCTTTACGCCGGATGGACAATATATCCTTAGTGGAAGCTCTGATTGCATAGCCAGGCTGAGTGATGTGAAAAACGGGAAAGTGATCCGTAAATATATAGGTCATTCTGATTCAATCAACAGTGCAGCTATTTCACATGATGGAAGCATGTTACTTACTGGAAGCTATGATAATACTGCCAGGTTATGGGATATTCATACTGGTAAAGAAATACGGTGTTTCAAGGAGCGTTTAGAACTTGTGGATGACATTGAATTTGCATTGAATAACAAATCTATTGTTATCGGAGGTTCTTTTGCAGCCTGCCTGTGGGACATCCAGAGCGGCAAAGAAATCAGTTGTTTTTTTAACAAACGCTTTATAAATACGTTAGTTCAACCGGCTCAAGTTTCTTCAGTTCGTATTTCACCAGATGGAAAGTCTTTATTCACAGGATATTTTAATGGGCATATCAAATCCTGGAATATAAATACAGGCAAAGAGATTATGTCATACCAGCCTTTTCTTCATCCGGCTGACAGAGCATCTTTTTCTCCAGACGGGCGATTGATGGCTGTGGGAAATGTATTATGGAATATGAAAACAGGAATTGAGGCTCGGCGGTTTAATGAGGAATGGACTTATGGTACTAATCTTATATTCTCTCCTGATGGCCGGTTTATCCTCTTGTATGCGTCTTACGATCTCAGATTGGTGGATATTGAAAAGGGTAACGAATGTATTTTATATGAACCAGGCTCAATCAATTCGCATCAAAGCCCGAATGCAAGTTTAAATTCCGCCGGATTCTCTCCAGATGGAAAATTTTTTGTAACCTGCGAATACAAAATTGTCCGATTGTGGGATACGATAACAAAAAAAGAAATTCAGAGCTTTAAGCATGAAGGAAATGTTACATGCGCGGCATTTTCTTCTGATGGAAGTATTATTGTAACCGGGAGCATGTATGAAGATAACAATTTGAAATCCTGGGATATTGAAACCGGGGAAGAGATTGGAAGTTATCAAATTCAAGATGACGATTTTAATGACCCGATTGGAATTAGTGATGTTGAATTTTTAGCAGATACAGATAAGATTCTTATTGGCGGAAACTCCAATTTGTTTATACTGGATTTAACAAGTAAAAAAATTACAGACCGCTTGCGAGGTGATCCTGGTAATTCTATTAACGATATTTCGATTTCCAACGACGGCCGCTTTGCAGCCGCCGCTTTTACTGATGCCAAAGCTCTGATATGGGATATCCAAAATGGTAAAATTGTACACCGCCTGGAAGGTCATATGGGGAGAGTCAACAGCGCTGCTTTTTCACCGGATGGAAAATGGATACTGACCGCAAGTGAAGACGGAACAGGCATACTCTGGGATGCAGACACTGGCATGTCTGCTTCCCGAATTCTTTCTTTTAAAGACGGCTTATGGGCAGTCATTGATAAAGACGGTCGGTATGACAGCAACAGTCCGGGAGATTTGCCCGGGGTTTCATGGATTATGCCTGATGAGCCGTTAAAACCTTATCCACTTGAAATATTTATTAAAGAATATTATACGCCTCGCCTTTTAACGCGAAAGCTTGCCAATGAAAAATTTGAACCAGTCAGAATCCTTTCCGAATTAAACCGGTTTCAGCCTGAAATAAATATTACAGAGATTCAACCCGAAAAAGATATCCACCGGGTTTCCGTTACTGTTGAAATAACCGATGCCAGAAAAAAACCGGAAAACAAGGCCAAATTTGGTGAGAAAAACAAAGGAATATTCAACCTTAAATTATTCAGAGACGGACAAATGGTTGCCTACGCGCCTGAAAAGGATGGTGAAATCAAAACTGATTCAAATACCGGAAAGTCTGTTATCACATTTTCAAATATAGCACTTCCTTCAAACAAACCTGCTTTTGAATCATTTGTGTATAATTTCAGTCGGGATTCAAGCGGCAGTCTTGTCAGTAATAGCTCATTGACTCCCTCCAAAATAAAAAATGTTACTTTTTCCGCCTATTGTTTTAATTCAGATAACATCAAGAGCCAGACAGATAAAATTGATTACATCATACCCGATGAAATAACACCTCGAAAGGCTGTCGCGTATGTGATTGCCATCGGTGTAAATGCCCATGAAAACGAATTATGGGATCTGAAATATGCAGTTAATGATGCAGCAGCCATTCATGATATAATTTCAAAACACTTGAAAGGCGGAAAGAAGAAATTCGATGAAGTTGTTTCACTGTTGATGGTTTCCGATTATGAAATCAAAAACGGAGTAAAGCATACCACAGTCAATCTTGCCGCAAAAAATAATATCAGGGCTGTGTTCGATCGGTTGGCCGGAAGAGATGTTAAATTGTCTAATATGGGCAACATAGGGGGGATGGAAAAGCTCAAAACCGCAAACCCCGAAGATTTGATATTGATCTCCTTTTCCGGTCACGGCTATGCCGATAAAAACGGCATTTTTCATCTCTTTCCCCATGACATAGGCAAAGGAAACAACCAGACAGTTGATGCAGAACTCCTGAAACACACCATATCCAGCGATGACCTTTCCCACTGGCTCCGAGATGTGGATGCCGGGGACATGATAATGATCGTGGATGCCTGCAACTCAGCAGCCAGCGTTGAAGGAAAAGGCTTTAAACCGGGGCCTATGGGAAGCCGTGGGCTTGGACAACTGGCATATAACAAAGGTATGAGAATCCTTGCGGCAAGCCAGGCTGAAAACGTGGCACTGGAAAGCGATCTGATTCAACACGGTGTTCTCACCTATGCGCTTATCCGTGAAGGCATAGAATCCCAAAAAGCAGATCACGAACCTGAAGATAAAAAGATAACAGCAGGGGAATGGCTGAAATTCGGCGAAAAAAGAGTTCCCGAACTCTATACACAGATCAGTTCCGGAAAATTTCAACCTGTGAGCCGAGGAAATCAGAAAGGAAAAGTCCTCTGGATAAAACCGCCTAAAGATAAGAAAATGAAAAAACAGTTTAACATCCAGCAGCCCAGCCTGTTTGACTTTACACGAAAAAAGTCTGATGTAGTGATTACAAGCACAGACTGA